CGGTCAGCGATCGGCTGGAGATCATCGCGGGTTGGACTGGGGTCTCGTACCAGGATCGTCGGATTCATCTCGACGATCTCGTCGTGCAGCCCAAGTACCTGCTCTACCGGTCTTTCGGTGCGATCCCTTCCGTGTCGGCCGCCGTGGGGGTTCTCGCGCCGATCAGTGGCAATCGGCAGCTCTGGAACAGTTACGCGATGGTCCATGTGAGCTGGTTCTTAGACATGCCGGAAGGCAGCACCGATCCCTATGACAATGGGTTGGCGATCCATATCAACCTGGGGACCAAGTCTCAATATCACGCCGGACTGAGCGGCCGTTATACGACGAAACCCTATTGGGGCGTAGGGTTCGAGGTGAAAACGCCGATCTCCAGGGACTTTCGCTTTCTCGGCGAAGTCTTCAACGCGGATCCATTTCATTTCGAGGGGGAATTTCCCGCGTTTCAGACCGGTTTCCGTTGGTACAAAAGCCCCAATGTGCAATGGGACGTTGTCTATGGCGGGTTTCGAAGTCCGCCTGGGGAGGAGGACCGCCCATGGAATCACACATTCCAAATCGGTTTGCGTGTGCTGTTCGACGATGTGTTTCCGTTCCGATGACAGCGGAACATTGGAACATGGGAACATGCTTCGGAATAGGCTTCAAGGAGGGCAACATGAAAACATGCTTGTGGAAACCGGCCGTGACCCTGGCGCTGGGGATCATCTGCACCGGTTGTGGAGGATTAGACGGCATCAGGGGTACGATCGTCACGATCGAGGGGAATCATCCGGAATATGTGGTCCGTGATGCGCGGGGCCGGGAGCGGCGCCTCTGGACGGACGAGCACACGAGAAAGGATCTGGTTGAGCTTGGCGACGAAGTCCGCGTGTTTGCCGAGAAGGACGGCTACGCGGCCTATATCATGAAGCTGGACGGTCAGTAGACGCATGGGCATGATCGGCGAGGAGGTTGGATTTCTAGCAATTGGTCTCCGGCTGTTGGTTGAGGTGCAGGCATAACGGGATAACGGACTGACGGGAAGCGTAACCATGACCCTGACTTGGCTCAAAGAGTTGTTCGCGGCGTTTCTCCGCACCCGCCGGATCGCCAGACACTTCCGCCGTCTGGCGTGGATCGACACGCTTACGCAGGTCACCGTAAGCCGAGCGGTGCCGCCGAGCCTGGCTCAAACTCTCGTCAAGGCGGCCACGGCCGACCCCGATGTCCTGTTGGCTGAGTTGAACAGTCATGCGGACGGATTGTCCGAGGCCCAGGCCGAGGTCGTTCGGGATCGGGTCGGCTTCAATGAGGTCGATCACGAGAAGCCCCTCTCCTGGTGGCAACGGCTGTGGCTCTCCTACCGGAACCCCTTCAACCTGCTCCTGACGCTGCTGGCGGTGATTTCATGGCTGACCGAAGACGTGGAGGCTACTGTCGTCATCGGCGCGATGGTGGCGCTCTCCACGTTGCTCCGTTTTTGGCAAGAAGCCAAGGCCAACAAGGCGGCTGATGCGCTCAAGGCCATGGTCACCACCACCGCGACGGTCGTCCGCCGAGACGTTTCGGAGGACGCCGCGCCGATCTTTGAAAAGTTTTACGGCGTCCAGCTCCACGTGAAGCTGGCTCGACGGGTGGAGGTCCCCATTCGGCTGTTGGTGCCCGGCGACGTCATCGCGCTCTCGGCGGGCGACATGATTCCGGCAGATTGCCGCGTCCTTACGGCCAAAGATCTGTTTGTGTCGCAGGCGGCCATGACGGGCGAGTCGATGCCGGTGGAGAAGTTCGCAGTCCAGCGAGACGCCAAGACGGTCGGCCCGCTCGAATTGGACAATATCCTGTTCATGGGGACCACCGTCGTGTCCGGTTCGGCCACGGCCGTCGTGATCGCCACCGGCAACAGGACGTACTTCGGCGCGCTCGCAAGCCGCGTCACCGCCGCCGACCGGGCGCCGACCTCGTTTCAAGCCGGGGTCAACCAGGTGAGCTGGCTCCTGATCCGTTTCATGCTCGTGATGGCGCCGTTGGTCCTCGTCATCAACGGCTTCACCAAGAACGATTGGACGGAGGCGCTCTTATTCGCGTTGTCCATCGCCGTGGGGCTCACGCCGGAGATGCTGCCGCTCATCGTGACCTCGACGTTGGCCAAAGGCGCGGTGTTTCTGTCCCGCAAAAAGGTGATCGTGAAGCGGCTGGAGTCGATCCAGAATTTCGGCGCGATGGACGTGCTCTGCACCGACAAGACCGGCACGCTGACCCAAGACAAGATCTTTCTGGAGCGGCACGTCGACGTCTGGGGTGAAGACTCGGACGAAGTGCTCCACATGGCGTACCTCAACAGCTATTACCAGACCGGCTTGAAAAACCTGTTGGACATCGCCGTGCTGGAGCACGCCGAGGTGCGTCGCAAGCTGGATCCGGCCAAAAACTACCGCAAGGTCGATGAGATTCCGTTCGATTTTACCCGCCGCCGCATGTCGGTGGTGGTCAGTGAGCGCGAGGATCATCATGAGCTGATCTGCAAGGGAGCCGTGGAGGAAATTCTGAACGTCTGTACGCACGTGCGGCGCGGAGAACGCGTCGAGCCGTTGACGACCGATCTGTTGGCCGGCGTGCGAGAAGTCACCGCCGAATTGAACAAAGAAGGCTTGCGAGTCGTGGCCGTCGCCGCCAAGGAGGTCCCGCCGAGCAAAGAGACCTACGGCGTGGCCGACGAGTCGGAGCTGACCCTGATCGGCTACGTGGCCTTCCTCGATCCGCCGAAGGAGTCCGCTGAGCCGGCGCTTAAGGCTCTGGCCGCACATGGTGTGTCGGTCAAGGTGCTGACCGGGGATAACGAACTGGTCACCGCCAAGATTTGCCGCGAGGTCGGGCTGGAGCAATGGGGGGTCCTGTTGGGCGGTGACATCGAGACCATGAGCGACGAGGAACTCGCCAAGGCCGTCGAGTCGCACACGGTGTTCGCCAAGCTGACTCCGGCGCACAAGGAGCGGATCGTGCGCCTCCTCAAGTCCAACGGCCACGTGGTGGGTTTCATGGGCGACGGCATCAACGACGCCCCGGCCCTACGGACCGCCGACATCGGGATCTCGGTCGATACGGCGGTGGATATCGCCAAGGAGGCGGCGGACATCATCCTGTTGGAAAAGAGCCTGATGGTGTTGGAGGAGGGAATCGTGGAAGGTCGCAAGACCTTTTGCAACATGCTCAAGTACATCAAGATGACGGCCAGCTCCAACTTCGGCAACGTCTTCTCGGTGCTGGTGGCGTCGGCTTTCCTGCCGTTTCTGCCGATGTTGCCGATGCAACTGCTTGTCCAGAACCTGCTTTACGATGTCTCCCAGATTGCCATCCCCTTCGACAATGTCGATGACGAGCTGCTCAAGAAGCCTCAACGGTGGCAGCCGGCCGATATCGGGCGCTTCATGGTGTTTTTCGGGCCGATCAGCTCGCTGTTTGACATCCTCACCTATGCCATGCTGTGGTTCGTGTTCAGCGCCGACACACCGGAGGAGCAGACTCTCTTTCATTCCGGGTGGTTCATCGTCGGCCTCTTGACGCAAACGCTGATCGTGCACTTGATCCGCACACCCAAGGTTCCATTTATCCAGAGCCGGGCGTCGATGCCGTTGCTGGCGATGACGGGGGCGATCATGGCCATCGGCGTCTTCATTCCGATGGGGCCGCTGGCCGACTACTTCAAACTGCAAGCGTTGCCGCCGTTGTACTTCGTGCTGCTCCCGATGATTCTCCTGGGGTATATGGCGCTGACCCAAGCGATGAAGGGGGTCTATGTTCGCCGTTATGGCTGGCAGTAGCGCGGGCAGAAGATTGGCCTCTCACGGATAGGCGGCGCTCCTTGACACCCTGTTTGGGGCAACGATATTCTGCCGCGTGTCCGCCTTTCGTCAACAGGAGAACCCAGAACGGCGCTCCGAGTGATTTGTGAACGGCCTCAACCGAGATGGAGAATCCGTTAATACCGCGGCGAGAAAAAAGGCCGCGCAGCCCGCTAGTGCGAGGCCTTCGTTGCTGGTGGTTCCCCGTCCCCTCATCAGAGAATTGATGCGCCTCTATGAGTATCCTCATCCGTCCAAGCCGGGCGCCGTCATTCGAGGATACGACCGGGCCCACGCGATTCGCACGGCGATGATGTGCGCGGTGGTGGCCGAACGGCTGGGTCATCCGGCGGATCGGCTCGTTGATTATCAAGTCGCCTGTCTGTTGCACGACGTGAGCCGAGCCGGACTCGACCGACGGCTTTTCGGCAAGATCTGGTCATGGGCCAAGGCCCATGGCATTCCCACGAGACCTCGTGAGTGGCGCGCGAAGTATCCCGCCACTCCCTATGGGCGAGAAACGGAAGCCTTTGTCGCTCGTTATGGAAAGGAGTTAGAGGCGGCCGGCGTCCCCCTGACTGCCTGGGCCAAGGAGCAAATCGAGATTCGGCTGGGGCACGCTCGCCGTCTCCGGAGACGCCTGGCGGTCGTCAAACCGGCCCTGCGTCACTTGGGAATCAGGTGGGTGCCGTGGATGCAGGAGGTGATGCTCTACTACTACTATCCAGAGAAGTTGTCGTGTGCGAAACCCTGGGTCAAACAATTGGCGGAGATTTTGGTGGCCTGCGAACAACTCGAAGCCTACAGCAACCGACAGCGCGGCCGGGATTATTACGCGCGGAAGCAGGAGTCGTTTCCCGAGGCCTTTGCCTACCTGAATCGGCTTCAAACGGAGGGGCTAATCAGCCGACCGGTCATGGCGGCCCTGCGTGAGCTCGTCGCGGAGGGCAAGTTTGACAGGATTTTGGAACAGGCGCGAGGAAGCTCGCTCACTGAGCAGGAGCGGCGATACCTTCGCGGGCTGGCGCAGGAGAGACGGTGATGAGGGTAAAGACCGTTCCACTCCGCCTTGAGATGGCCGGTGAGACGCACATCGAAAATATCACGAAACGGGTATCGTCCGCCGTGGAAGAGTCCGGCATGTCCGCCGGCATCGTGACCGTGTTCGTCAAACACACGACCGCCTCGGTCATGATCATCGAGGATGAGCCGGGCATTCGCGCCGACACGAAAGCTTTCTGGGATCGGGTCGTGCCTTCCGATCCAGCGTGGCAACATAATCGCAGAAACCCTGGAGAAGACAATGCCCACAGTCATCTGCGGGGGCAATTGCAGGGACCGTCGGTGACGATTCCCTTTGCCGACGGCGTTCTCCTCTTGGGGACATGGCAACAGATCGTCGTGGTGGATTTTGACACGAGGCCTCGGCGTCGCGAATTGGTTCTGCAACTCATGGGTGAATGACGATGAAACAACTCGTGGCGGTCTTGGTTGGTCTGGGGATTGTGGGCGGTCTTGTGTTGATGGTTTCAATGAACGGGGTGGCGGAGTGGGGCAAACCGATGGGCGCCACCTATGATGGACCGGAAGGGAAGCCTCGTCCCATTACTCCACCCCCTGCTGAACTGAGCCCGGATGAGCGGGCGACGATCGCCGTCTTCGAACGGGCGTCAAAGTCGGTCGTGTTCATCGCCAATACGGCGATCCAGCGGGACTTCTGGTCGCTCGATACCTTCGAAGTGCCGCAGGGGGCTGGATCGGGATTCATTTGGAACAAACAGGGCCACATCGTCACCAATTTTCACGTCATCTATGGCGCCAACGCTATCAAGGTCACCTTAGCCGATCGCAACGAATATCAGGCCAGGGTGGTCGGCGTGGATCCGGATCATGACCTGGCGGTGTTGCAGATTCAGGCGCCGGACGGTTCATTGGAGCCGCTGGCGATCGGAACGTCGAATGACCTGCGGGTCGGACAAAAAGTCCTGGCCATCGGCAATCCTTTCGGGCTCGACCACACCTTGACGACCGGGGTGGTGAGCGCCTTGGGGCGAACGATCAAGTCGATGACGAATCGGACCATCGAGGGAGTCATTCAGACCGACGCGGCGATCAATCCGGGCAATTCCGGCGGGCCACTGCTCGACAGTGCTGGCAGGCTGATTGGCGTGAACACGCAAATCATCAGCCCCAGCGGCGCCTATGCGGGTATCGGCTTTGCCGTGCCGGTCGATACGGTCAATCGCATCGTGCCTGAGCTCATCAAACACGGCAAGCGGATCAGGCCGGGATTGGGCGTCTCGCTCGTGCCGGACTCCATGGCGAGGCGGTGGGGGATCAAGGGGCTGATCATCGGCAAGGTGGCGCGAGGCGGAAGCGCCGATCGAGCCGGCTTGCGCGGGGTGCGTGAAGCGGCCGGTGGGCGGATCGAACTGGGAGATATCCTCGTCGCGGTCGAAGGAACGCCGGTTGAGACCGTCGATGATTTGCTGGACGTCTTGGAAAAGTTTAAGGTCGGCGATCGGATCAAGGTTGACGTGATTCGAAACAATAAACGAACGTCCGTGGACGTGACGCTGCAAGCGGTCAATTAGAGAGAAGAACGATTCCGTCGAGCGGCGACCGTCCGGCGGAGAGGCCGACGGCGATGCGCGTGGGCGTTCCACCGCGAGAGGCAAAGGGGTGCTGTCCATGAGTGATCATCGACCAGTTGAAACCGGAGGCGGAAAGTCCGGCGAAGAATCGGATCGCGAACAGGCCAAACGGACCGCTCAGACCGGCATCGATCCGTTGGAATTGATCGAGCAATGTCTGGCCTCCTTCGCGGAGGACGATCCCCGGCAGAAGCTCCTCTATAAGCTGCGTCACGCGGTCATGCTGACGATCGCTTCCAATCAGCAGCGAGACGTAGAATTGAAAAAAACCAACGAAGCGGTCGCCAAACTGACCGCTCCGGCGAATCGCGTCGGTCTGTTGCTGGACGTGCCGGAGCAAGGGCTCGCGCGCATCCTGGTCGGCGGCGCCGAATACTATGCGAACGTCGATCCCCGCGTGCCGACCGACGACCTGAGGGTCGGCGCGCAGATCCTTGTCAATGAGGCGTACGCGGTCATCAAGACGCTGGGTTACGACCGGAGCGGACCCGTGCTCAAACTGGCGGAGGCGATGGCCGACGGCCGCCTTCGGTTCGAGCAGGAACCGGGGCGGCAGCCGATCATCGTTCAACGGTCCGCAGACTTGGCCGGAGCGTCGTTCCAGGCCGGCGACGAGATTCGGCTCGATCCGTCGTATCGCGTCGCCATTGAGAAACTCTCTGACCGGAAGACCGGCGCCCATGTTCTACGCGAACTGCCGACGGTGACGTGGGACCAGATCGGCGGACAACGGGAGGCCATCGGCGCCATCAGAAAAGCGATCGAGTATCCGCTCCTGCACGGCGACCTGTATCGGCAATTCCGATTCGCCCGGCCCAAGGGGTTTCTTCTCTACGGCCCTCCCGGCTGCGGCAAAACGCTGATCGGACAGGCGACGGCCGGCAGCCTCTCCAAGTTGGCAAGCCGGCCTTTTGGAGACCGGTCGGCCGACGGGAGCGGGCGCCCTCCGATCACGGGAGGAGTCTTTCTCCACGTGAAGGGACCGGAGATCCTGAACATGTGGTTGGGCGAATCGGAACGGATGGTCCGCGATTTGTTCGCGCAGGCGCGGACAAGAAGGAAGGAAGGGTCGTTGCCGTTCATTTTTATAGACGAGGCCGAGTCCGTTTTGGGAACGAGGCGGGCGAGCAGATCGTTCAATATTTCAAGCACCCTCGTGCCGATGTTTTGCAGCGAGATGGACGGGATTGAGCCGCTGGAAGACGTCGTCCTGATCCTGGCGTCCAACCGGCCTGACCTTATCGATCCCGCCATCTTGCGTCCAGGTCGCATCGATCGGAAGATCAAGGTCGGCCGTCCGGACCGGGATGCCGCGGCCGAGATCCTCGGGATTTATCTGGCGGAGGACCTTCCTCTTGATCCGAACGTTGTTGCCACCTATGGCGGCGAGAAAGCCAACGCTCGGATCTCGATGATTGAACGGGTCCTTGACGCGATGTTCCGGAAGACGGCCGAGAACCGGCTCCTGTCCGTTCGGTTACGCAACGGCCGACAAACCGTACTGTATCGCGGCGATCTCGTCAGCGGCGCCATCCTTGCGTCGATCGTCCAGCGAGCGAAGGAACGGGCGATTGATCGGGCCGTCGAGTCTGGAGCGCCGCCCGGCTTGTTGATGGAAGACTTGCTTGAATCGGTCGAGGAAGAGTTTCGAACCGGAGAAGTCCTGCCACCTGACGATGCGGCGGAGGAGTGGCTTAAACTGTTGGACCACGATCCGGATCAGGTCGTCGGGATTTCATCGTTTCGTCGGGGCCGACAGTCCGAGGAGCAGATCGTTCCCCAGATCATCTAGAGCGAGCGGGAGCCACGGACCGGAGCATCATGGTGACGGATGGTGACGGGGTAATGGAAAGGCGCAGCGTCGGAGAAAATCGTCGGTGAGCGGATGAGGCTGTTCGGCGTCGAAACGGAATACGGCATCACGAGGGACGACGTTTCCGAAGTCGATCCGGTCGTGGAATCGATGGAGCTGGTCCGCGCTCACCTCACGGCCTCCTTCGAGCGGCGATGGGATTACGCCGGTGAAGATCCCCACGAAGACGCGCGGGGCTTTCGCGTGCGGGAGTTGGCGCAAGATAGGGAAGAGGACGAGTTTTCACGGCGCGACGCCCGGCGGCCGTTCTCGTTTCACGAGATGAAAAGCGATCTGGTCTTGCCGAACGGCGCGCGGTTCTACAACGACCATACCCATCCGGAATATTCGACGCCTGAGTGCCGCACGCTCAAAGATCTGCTGGCCCATGACCGGGCCGGCGAACTGATCGCGCAGCGGGCGGCGGATCGCCGCAACCGGACGTTGGGCGGAAGCCACGTGCAGTTGTACAAAAACAACACGGACTTTCACGGACACAGTTACGGTTGCCATGACAACTATCTCGTACCCCGATCCATTCCCTTCGCCGGATTGGCGTCCGGGCTGCTTCCGTTTCTGGTGAGCCGTCAAGTGATCGCCGGCGCGGGAAAAGTCGGCGTCGAATCGCAGGAGGAAGGATGGGCGCCGGGGCCCTACCAGCTTTCTCAACGGGCGGACTTCATGGAAACGGAGTTGAGCGTCGATACCATGCACAACCGACCGATTCTAAACACGCGCGATGAGCCGCACGCCGATCCGAGCAAATATCGCCGCCTGCATCTCATCATCGGCGACGCCAATCTGTGCGAATACGCAACGGCGCTGAAGGTCGGCACCACCGCGCTCGTTCTGGAATTGATCGAGCGGGAGGGAGCGCCTTCTCTTGAGTTGGATCATCCGGTGGAGGCCGTCAAACGCCTGTCGCGCGACAGCGAGCTCAAGGCGACAGTTCGGCTGCGAAACGGCAAGGCCGTGACCGCCCTGGAGATTCAAGAGCAGTACCGGCGCGCCGCCGAGCGAACGTTGGGCGGCCGCGACGCCGAGACGGACTGGATCCTCAAGGAATGGGGTGAGACGCTCCGGTGGCTGGCCGAAGATCGCCGCCGCCTCGTCGGGAAATTGGACTGGGTCACGAAACTCTGGTTGCTGGAGACCTTCATGGAGGAAGAACGAATCGAGTGGAATGATCCTTGGCTCGCGAGCTTGGACCTGGAATATCACAATATCAATCCCGAGCGCGGCCTCTATCTGGGATTGGAAGCGGAGGGCAGAGTCTGGAGAATGACGACCGACGCCGATGTCGAACGGGCTTTGTCGGCCGGTCCTCCCGACACCCGAGGAGGAGTGAGGGGGCTGTGCGTCAAACGGTTTGCTTCGTCGATCAAGGCCGTGCAGTGGGAGAGGATTCGATTTGCCGAGGGAGCGGACCCCGGCGTGTTGGAAATGGGCGATCTTTTCGAGCCATCCGCCGTGGCGCGTTGCATGGCCCTGTTTCAAGCGGCGACGTCTCCTCTCGACGCGCTGAAGGAGTGGAATGGCGGGCAGGAGGGACGATCATGAGAGTCACGATGGCGCCGGAGCGGCGAGAAGGGCCGGTCGATCCGTTTCCGAAACCGCCGTCTCCTTCTCCGGAACAGGGACCAAGAAGGCCGGACGTTGGGTCGCCGGACAAGGACAATCTGCTGAAGCGGATGAGAAAAGTCGATCCGAAACAGGCCGAACGGTATCGCCAACGAACGGGGGAGTAGGTCTCATTCGTCGCCTGCCGGTCGAAAAAGGAGCCTTCTCCTCCGGCGGGATGACAACCGAAGGGAACGATCAGGAAATGCTGAGCGATTTCTACCAACTGCTCAAGGAACGGGGGTATCGGTTGTGCGCGCCGGTCTCCGACGGCCGGGCCGCCGATATTCCGAAAGCGACCACGATCGTGGCGTTCAAGTATCGGGACGGCGTCTTGGTGGCGGGCGACCGCCGCGCGAC
This sequence is a window from Candidatus Nitrospira inopinata. Protein-coding genes within it:
- a CDS encoding AAA family ATPase; the encoded protein is MSDHRPVETGGGKSGEESDREQAKRTAQTGIDPLELIEQCLASFAEDDPRQKLLYKLRHAVMLTIASNQQRDVELKKTNEAVAKLTAPANRVGLLLDVPEQGLARILVGGAEYYANVDPRVPTDDLRVGAQILVNEAYAVIKTLGYDRSGPVLKLAEAMADGRLRFEQEPGRQPIIVQRSADLAGASFQAGDEIRLDPSYRVAIEKLSDRKTGAHVLRELPTVTWDQIGGQREAIGAIRKAIEYPLLHGDLYRQFRFARPKGFLLYGPPGCGKTLIGQATAGSLSKLASRPFGDRSADGSGRPPITGGVFLHVKGPEILNMWLGESERMVRDLFAQARTRRKEGSLPFIFIDEAESVLGTRRASRSFNISSTLVPMFCSEMDGIEPLEDVVLILASNRPDLIDPAILRPGRIDRKIKVGRPDRDAAAEILGIYLAEDLPLDPNVVATYGGEKANARISMIERVLDAMFRKTAENRLLSVRLRNGRQTVLYRGDLVSGAILASIVQRAKERAIDRAVESGAPPGLLMEDLLESVEEEFRTGEVLPPDDAAEEWLKLLDHDPDQVVGISSFRRGRQSEEQIVPQII
- a CDS encoding proteasome accessory factor PafA2 family protein, whose translation is MRLFGVETEYGITRDDVSEVDPVVESMELVRAHLTASFERRWDYAGEDPHEDARGFRVRELAQDREEDEFSRRDARRPFSFHEMKSDLVLPNGARFYNDHTHPEYSTPECRTLKDLLAHDRAGELIAQRAADRRNRTLGGSHVQLYKNNTDFHGHSYGCHDNYLVPRSIPFAGLASGLLPFLVSRQVIAGAGKVGVESQEEGWAPGPYQLSQRADFMETELSVDTMHNRPILNTRDEPHADPSKYRRLHLIIGDANLCEYATALKVGTTALVLELIEREGAPSLELDHPVEAVKRLSRDSELKATVRLRNGKAVTALEIQEQYRRAAERTLGGRDAETDWILKEWGETLRWLAEDRRRLVGKLDWVTKLWLLETFMEEERIEWNDPWLASLDLEYHNINPERGLYLGLEAEGRVWRMTTDADVERALSAGPPDTRGGVRGLCVKRFASSIKAVQWERIRFAEGADPGVLEMGDLFEPSAVARCMALFQAATSPLDALKEWNGGQEGRS
- a CDS encoding ubiquitin-like protein UBact, whose protein sequence is MRVTMAPERREGPVDPFPKPPSPSPEQGPRRPDVGSPDKDNLLKRMRKVDPKQAERYRQRTGE
- a CDS encoding S1C family serine protease, translating into MKQLVAVLVGLGIVGGLVLMVSMNGVAEWGKPMGATYDGPEGKPRPITPPPAELSPDERATIAVFERASKSVVFIANTAIQRDFWSLDTFEVPQGAGSGFIWNKQGHIVTNFHVIYGANAIKVTLADRNEYQARVVGVDPDHDLAVLQIQAPDGSLEPLAIGTSNDLRVGQKVLAIGNPFGLDHTLTTGVVSALGRTIKSMTNRTIEGVIQTDAAINPGNSGGPLLDSAGRLIGVNTQIISPSGAYAGIGFAVPVDTVNRIVPELIKHGKRIRPGLGVSLVPDSMARRWGIKGLIIGKVARGGSADRAGLRGVREAAGGRIELGDILVAVEGTPVETVDDLLDVLEKFKVGDRIKVDVIRNNKRTSVDVTLQAVN
- the mgtA gene encoding magnesium-translocating P-type ATPase; the protein is MTLTWLKELFAAFLRTRRIARHFRRLAWIDTLTQVTVSRAVPPSLAQTLVKAATADPDVLLAELNSHADGLSEAQAEVVRDRVGFNEVDHEKPLSWWQRLWLSYRNPFNLLLTLLAVISWLTEDVEATVVIGAMVALSTLLRFWQEAKANKAADALKAMVTTTATVVRRDVSEDAAPIFEKFYGVQLHVKLARRVEVPIRLLVPGDVIALSAGDMIPADCRVLTAKDLFVSQAAMTGESMPVEKFAVQRDAKTVGPLELDNILFMGTTVVSGSATAVVIATGNRTYFGALASRVTAADRAPTSFQAGVNQVSWLLIRFMLVMAPLVLVINGFTKNDWTEALLFALSIAVGLTPEMLPLIVTSTLAKGAVFLSRKKVIVKRLESIQNFGAMDVLCTDKTGTLTQDKIFLERHVDVWGEDSDEVLHMAYLNSYYQTGLKNLLDIAVLEHAEVRRKLDPAKNYRKVDEIPFDFTRRRMSVVVSEREDHHELICKGAVEEILNVCTHVRRGERVEPLTTDLLAGVREVTAELNKEGLRVVAVAAKEVPPSKETYGVADESELTLIGYVAFLDPPKESAEPALKALAAHGVSVKVLTGDNELVTAKICREVGLEQWGVLLGGDIETMSDEELAKAVESHTVFAKLTPAHKERIVRLLKSNGHVVGFMGDGINDAPALRTADIGISVDTAVDIAKEAADIILLEKSLMVLEEGIVEGRKTFCNMLKYIKMTASSNFGNVFSVLVASAFLPFLPMLPMQLLVQNLLYDVSQIAIPFDNVDDELLKKPQRWQPADIGRFMVFFGPISSLFDILTYAMLWFVFSADTPEEQTLFHSGWFIVGLLTQTLIVHLIRTPKVPFIQSRASMPLLAMTGAIMAIGVFIPMGPLADYFKLQALPPLYFVLLPMILLGYMALTQAMKGVYVRRYGWQ
- a CDS encoding secondary thiamine-phosphate synthase enzyme YjbQ, which translates into the protein MRVKTVPLRLEMAGETHIENITKRVSSAVEESGMSAGIVTVFVKHTTASVMIIEDEPGIRADTKAFWDRVVPSDPAWQHNRRNPGEDNAHSHLRGQLQGPSVTIPFADGVLLLGTWQQIVVVDFDTRPRRRELVLQLMGE